AAACTTCTTGGAGGTCAAAGATGATGGAATCATTACAATCGACGGGAGAGAGATTGACCCGAAGAAGGATAATTTGAATGGGGTCCGTCAGAAGGTAGGGATGGTATTCCAGCATTTTCATCTCTTTCCTCATAAGACGGTACTTCAGAATGTTATGGAAGCTCAGACTTATGTAAAGAAATTGAGCAAAGAAGAAGCGGGTAAAGAGGGGAAGGCGCTTCTTGAGAAGGTGGGCTTACAAGACAAAGCAGATGTTTATCCTAATCAACTTTCTGGCGGACAGAAGCAGCGCGTAGCCATCGCCCGCTCTTTAGCGATGAAACCGGAGATTATGCTATTCGATGAACCTACTTCAGCCCTTGACCCAGAGTTGGTAGGGGAAGTGCTCAGTACAATGAAAGAGTTGGCAAATGAAGGGATGACGATGGTTGTCGTGACTCATGAAATGGGATTCGCTCGTGAAGTTGCAGACCGAGTGGTATATATGCACGATGGGAAGATTGTTGAGACTGGAAAGCCAAAAGACATCTTTGATTCTCCAAAGGAAGAACGAACAAAAGCATTTCTAAGTTCCATCCTATAAAAAAAGAAAGCCAGTCTAAAGAAAGACTGGCTTTCCTGTATAATTTTCACTTTTTCTTGAAGAATAACAAATAACAACCTAAACCAATTAAGATGACGGGCCAGAATTGTTGTACCACGCTAACGCCTTTATCGATCCATTGGAACCATTCGGGCTTACTTGTAGAGAATAAGGCGAACATGGATAGAATGAGTAGAAAGAGACCTGGAATGAATCCAGATTTCGTCTTTGTATACCTCACGAGAAAAGCGATACTAATAATAAATGGGTAAACGCCCCAATGTTGAATCCAAAACGAATAAACGTTCATACCATGAAAGTGAATGCCTAATCCTAGAAGCACCACACCTGGAAACAGGTTCTCATACTGCTTGGAAGAATAGCTCTGAATCAAGAAGGCAATGCCTATAATAATAACCAGGGTGGGCCAAGAGTAAAAGTGCGTGATAATGGGGAGTTGTAACTGACGCATAAGAAAATATAGACCAATTCCTAGAAGCAAGAAGCCACCAAACGTGTTTTGTTTTCGCACAAAGAATCCCTCCAATGTGAAGTTCGTGTGTTCGCGTGTGCATCGTTTGCCTGCGGGGGAGTGGTGTGTTAAGGTACGTAAAGAATGTCTTATCCACAGAATTTGTAAATTTTATGTATAATAGAACTATTCATATCCTATCATAAGGATTTCAATATCTGTTCACATTTTTCTTCTTTAGAATGGTTATAATCTGTTATACTAAATAGAGATAGAAATAGTAAGGTAGGGGGTAAAGGTATGCATGTATTAGTAGTCGGCGTAAATTATAAGACCGCCCCTGTTGAGATAAGAGAAAAGCTTACCTTTTCTGAGGAACGTCTTGTTGACGCCATGTCATCACTGAATGAACAGAAAAGTGTGCTTGAGAACGTGATTATCTCTACATGCAATCGTACGGAAATTTATGCGGTCGTAGACCAACTGCATACTGGACGTTATTATATAAAACAATTTTTAGCCAACTGGTTTAATGTTGATAAGGACGAGTTTACTCCATTCTTATCCATCTATGAGAATGATGGAGCGATGGAGCATTTGTTCCGCGTAATTTCAGGATTAGATTCTATGGTTCTTGGAGAAACACAAATCCTAGGACAAATGAAACAGTCCTTCTTAAAGGCACAAGAATCGAATACAACAGGTACCATGTTTAACCAACTATTTAAACAAGCGGTAACGTTGGCTAAACGAGGTCATAAAGAAACTGAAATTGGAGAAAATGCCGTTTCAGTAAGTTATGCTGCGGTAGAACTCTCTAAGAAAATATTCGGAGACTTATCCAATAAGCATGTTGTAATTTATGGTGCTGGTAAAATGGGTGAATTAGCTGCCCAGAATTTACACGGTTCCGGTGTGAAACATGTCACGGTTGTAAACCGTACCCTTTCTAAAGCCGTACAATTAGCGGAGAAGTTCCAAGGCACACCAAGAACAACTGAAGAATTACCATCTGTATTAGAAAGTGCAGACATTTTAATCAGTTCAACAGGAGCCGATGACTATGTGATAACGAAAGACCAGCTTGCGTCTGTAACGAAGAAGCGTAAAGGTCGTCCGTTGTTCTTAGTAGATATTGCTGTGCCACGTGATTTAGACCCCGCGATTGATGATTTAGAAAGTGTCTTTCTATATGACATAGACGACCTTCAAGGCATTGTAGATGCGAATCTTGCTGCACGCCAGGAAGCGGCAGAACAAGTAGAAATTATGATTGAAGCAGAGATTGTATCTTTCAAAGAATGGCTTCAAACCATTGGAGTTGTTCCTGTCATTTCGGCTCTTCGTAACAAAGCCTTGTCTATTCAGTCTGAAACGATGAAGAGCATTGAGCGAAAGATGCCAGATTTAACAGACCGTGAACGTAAAGTGTTGAGTAAACACACAAAGAGTATTATCAATCAAATGTTGAAAGAGCCTATTCAACAGGCCAAAGAAATGGCAAGCCACGACCAGTCTGAACTACAGCTTGAATTGTTCCAGAAGATTTTTGGTATTGAAGACCAAGTTCAAGATGAAATTCAAAGACAAGAGGCGAAGAATAAAGAAGCCGTCTTAGAAGACGATGGGAAACCGACCTTTCAAGTTAACTTAGTAAATTCATGAGAAAGGGAATATCCCTATGGTTGAAATGAAGTGGATTTATGAATGGATCATGATTGTATATGGATTAAGTCTAATCGGCTACTTTGTCGATTTTATTCAACATAACCGGAAGGTGAATCGTTTCGCCTTCTGGTTACTTTCTATCGTTTGGATTTTACAAACAAGTGTTATCGTCATTCAATTAATAGGACAAGAAGAATTTCCGATTCGGACCATACAAGACGGTCTTTATTTTTATGCTTGGATTTTAGTCACCTTTTCACTTATTGTGAACCGATTGTTTAAGGTGGATTTCATCGTGTTCTTTACGAATGCCTTTGGTTTCTTTATGATGACCTTGCAGATCTTCGCGAAGGCTCAGAACGATGCCACTGAACAATCATTAAGACTTGTGAGTGAACTACTTGTAACGCACATAACTTTGGCACTCGTCAGTTATGGGTTCTTTACGTT
This genomic interval from Pontibacillus halophilus JSM 076056 = DSM 19796 contains the following:
- a CDS encoding amino acid ABC transporter ATP-binding protein, which codes for MTADKMIHIEKLNKSFGDLHVLKNIDFDVNKKEVVVLIGASGSGKSTLLRCLNFLEVKDDGIITIDGREIDPKKDNLNGVRQKVGMVFQHFHLFPHKTVLQNVMEAQTYVKKLSKEEAGKEGKALLEKVGLQDKADVYPNQLSGGQKQRVAIARSLAMKPEIMLFDEPTSALDPELVGEVLSTMKELANEGMTMVVVTHEMGFAREVADRVVYMHDGKIVETGKPKDIFDSPKEERTKAFLSSIL
- a CDS encoding LiaI-LiaF-like domain-containing protein; this encodes MRKQNTFGGFLLLGIGLYFLMRQLQLPIITHFYSWPTLVIIIGIAFLIQSYSSKQYENLFPGVVLLGLGIHFHGMNVYSFWIQHWGVYPFIISIAFLVRYTKTKSGFIPGLFLLILSMFALFSTSKPEWFQWIDKGVSVVQQFWPVILIGLGCYLLFFKKK
- the hemA gene encoding glutamyl-tRNA reductase, encoding MHVLVVGVNYKTAPVEIREKLTFSEERLVDAMSSLNEQKSVLENVIISTCNRTEIYAVVDQLHTGRYYIKQFLANWFNVDKDEFTPFLSIYENDGAMEHLFRVISGLDSMVLGETQILGQMKQSFLKAQESNTTGTMFNQLFKQAVTLAKRGHKETEIGENAVSVSYAAVELSKKIFGDLSNKHVVIYGAGKMGELAAQNLHGSGVKHVTVVNRTLSKAVQLAEKFQGTPRTTEELPSVLESADILISSTGADDYVITKDQLASVTKKRKGRPLFLVDIAVPRDLDPAIDDLESVFLYDIDDLQGIVDANLAARQEAAEQVEIMIEAEIVSFKEWLQTIGVVPVISALRNKALSIQSETMKSIERKMPDLTDRERKVLSKHTKSIINQMLKEPIQQAKEMASHDQSELQLELFQKIFGIEDQVQDEIQRQEAKNKEAVLEDDGKPTFQVNLVNS
- a CDS encoding cytochrome c biogenesis protein, with the protein product MVEMKWIYEWIMIVYGLSLIGYFVDFIQHNRKVNRFAFWLLSIVWILQTSVIVIQLIGQEEFPIRTIQDGLYFYAWILVTFSLIVNRLFKVDFIVFFTNAFGFFMMTLQIFAKAQNDATEQSLRLVSELLVTHITLALVSYGFFTFSCIFSFMYLLQYRLLKEKKWNKRLMRLGDLGQLDNFSYIAAVLGVPLLLIALILGVIWGYTSGEEFYLFDSKTLGSIGMLVIYLVYLFLRVVKDYEGRTMALYNTGAFLFLLVNFFLFGSLSNFHI